The following are encoded in a window of Parambassis ranga chromosome 15, fParRan2.1, whole genome shotgun sequence genomic DNA:
- the sfr1 gene encoding swi5-dependent recombination DNA repair protein 1 homolog gives MEVTPKTARMKTAYSSPCDSVESSPCEYKEEKHHPKLSASLRERLKRSRRSFISPLSVAKRLCVDDLEEDGQQVSAETVNNLPVIAQSVDVNRNETGSLSERFSGPVPEPTPSEDTVQQLRKEVKQKTETVRRLKMVKMYRSKNDLAQLQSLIDKWRSCAQAALYELQSNVPINGRKANLSELIDLFSLDDAILHFDRTEEDFTS, from the exons ATGGAGGTCACTCCTAAAACGGCCAGAATGAAAACTGCATATTCTTCACCTTGTGATTCGGTAGAGTCGAGCCCCTGTGAATATAAAGAAGAGAAG CACCATCCAAAGCTGAGTGCCTCTCTAAGGGAGAGGCTGAAGAGATCAAGGCGGTCCTTTATCTCGCCCCTCTCGGTGGCCAAACGCCTTTGTGTTGATGATTTGGAGGAGGATGGCCAACAAGTTTCAGCAGAGACGGTTAATAATCTTCCAGTCATTGCCCAGAGTGTTGAtgtaaacagaaatgaaacGGGATCACTGAGTGAAAGGTTTTCTGGACCCGTTCCTGAACCAACACCTTCAGAAGACACAGTACAACAACTCAGGAAGGAAgttaaacagaaaacagagactgTGCGCAGACTTAAGATGGTTAAAATGTACAGAAGCAAG aATGATCTGGCACAGCTCCAAAGCTTGATTGACAAGTGGCGGAGTTGTGCTCAGGCTGCACTGTACGAGCTCCAGTCAAATGTCCCTATAAATGGACGAAAGGCCAACCTGTCTGAACTTATTGACCTCTTTAGCCTGGATGACGCCATTCTGCACTTTGACCGAACAGAAGAGGACTTCACTTCTTAA
- the cfap43 gene encoding cilia- and flagella-associated protein 43, translating into MYDSGSLDVRWIQGFTNRSIDFVDNNTVCYKCGNYICFLNLETKTQSVFQSPGRGVGALTANGNSGVFAFSDQKLSPSIFVYVYPALHLKNELKGAAQLDYTCLALSDGGPYLACCSSLPDHTITVWNWENAEPICTQLQAGRDLISMVFNPLNWLQLCALGTASLTLWNIERSGSFHVLKSSMIDLPATDGSFVERMTPMSQTSNQPPAAISELMADSTGPNPCNRARLTPTAICWTPTSELYVGCAEGFLLLIDPESLNISVLISPTSADATPEFKGNFQGLTLNKNGLITAGKESLVHCLQIKGTKIDITQTWHLEGPVTTVKYSPDDETLLLSSNMGQIYLLKPTQSDEVVKVLDVLSGDFVTAAFLHSDRNICVSLRHSGELQLWSSDGVCLSFLSLQTEVTALACCPIALYAAVGTASGNILFIDMNKEQQPRLVHQVHLYHAAVDHLVFDQKGHYLLSSSSDSHVYVLDAKPSQMFSVIGYTVIPGSILSLSTQCISDSEEVNVLALCAGQEDKHLDGSVLTVLSLPTRSLRGPDCVDRHGCLSSQVVRVLSYKVPHPLQSCVLGISQVFAYCHERKALQRFQLPGVTDGFSSQQVIQLKPEQEVRAHLLGPASLILSPHHLWLASVGRDGLLQIRETESMEQYMELHCHSCHLGGVRSVSFSTDSHLLLTTGFTDGSLVCTNLRTKDVGAHKVKEATEYIQPEAHFLKKMFDTENPILDGLPAWEQRSLTSTEKPRVLGGPSVDVAAQDESNDTPLCAPPSHPTWLESRREAVIKEDTEQFSETKEMLRETIRQLRDSIQEMVRENDNLPEEHFNLDVDEQKRLEAMAEEEARRVRSEIEWDIVEKCYLHDVLKKEYWDSVKVKGRAIRAFHSELEVQNYPLREQTEKDLEDLSRVQDMRRLENTALTSLKKSDGAQKEEQGKEGHEAERAALTESFSTRLGYSNPYVYDQFSLQSTEQRINQIILLQDTIHRIKMGFNVDFDALHSQKVQELKRIKDRNRQIREIMQDLNMNQELWEPSLTTSEWPESLLRVNDSEIKAERYLTPEQRKEQERKKLEEQSRLAAQVDECRDKGLDDMMDGVLEVKKEDILKDIPPPEFVLTKPEIQWSEEEKKVYKEYEKKRQTLSEEREKYKKSLETEIKKLQDSIKEATERFDEALTKLLETKVRCTVAIYQEELKITYLVGSVLMEEEMRNQELEFKLKLEKMLAYKEEIGEVVRTCEEEAELFHQAYEILVGEDKVLDKEFRKGFFDVPTSMVDHLYKLFKRRPRVQKMRTQTDNNSSLFKEPHLCSSLAPDGLSKMLQAMEELDAPEKMPEGLNPTIWERFCVVRRTKVESEQKVKAKALTLAEMQAFLQRRRDEDNTAQQEIKNLSEALESLHKERNYLLMDTMVQLILKQGQVEVPATDLTSECTDFILYHRSVVDSLRSSIRTLAEQKIASMVSCKDFRKGIIQTQWEHKVMRKQIEDLGEKMRDIKMIQLSEEQHDMAYLTKRDHKSRMSKQVSIMEKSIALMKKTHLKNVQQRMKKIEQINRQAALKTKKSVVLEQRVPDTQVTVAELKHNSDATDSKVIRAAKREARYQQIVRRSNLEELARTQADELAVLWSEVERLTRKNFPSLDQLTHN; encoded by the exons ATGTACGACAGCGGAAGTTTGGATGTCAG GTGGATACAAGGATTTACAAACAGAAGTATCGACTTTGTGGACAATAACACAGTATGTTATAAATGTGGAAATTACATCTGTTTCCTGAACCTGGAGACAAAAACTCAAAGCGTGTTTCAGAGTCCTGGCAGAGGCGTCGGTGCATTGACAGCCAATGGAAACAGTGGGGTTTTTGCTTTTTCTGATCAAAAACTATCCCCATCTATATTTGTGTATGTTTACCCTGCACTTCACCTGAAAAATGAACTAAAGG GAGCAGCACAACTGGACTACACATGTCTGGCACTAAGCGATGGTGGTCCATACTTGGCCTGCTGTTCCTCTCTTCCTGACCACACCATTACAGTGTG GAACTGGGAAAATGCGGAGCCAATTTGTACACAGCTACAAGCTGGGCGGGATCTCATCTCCATGGTGTTTAACCCCCTGAACTGGCTCCAGCTTTGTGCTTTAGGCACTGCATCCCTCACTTTGTGGAATATTGAAAGGAGTGGCAGCTTTCATGTCCTGAAATCAAG catgaTAGATCTTCCAGCAACTGATGGTTCCTTTGTTGAGAGAATGACACCCATGTCTCAAACTAGCAACCAACCACCAGCAGCCATCTCAGAGCTCATGGCAGACAGTACTGGG CCTAACCCCTGCAACAGAGCCAGACTAACTCCtactgccatctgctggacaCCCACATCAGAGCTTTATGTGGGCTGTGCAGAGGGCTTCCTGCTCCTTATTGATCCAGAGAGCCTCAACATCTCTGTCCTTATCAGCCCCACAT CTGCTGATGCCACCCCAGAATTTAAAGGCAACTTTCAAGGTTTAACCCTAAATAAGAATGGTCTGATCACTGCAGGAAAG GAGAGTTTGGTGCACTGTCTGCAAATCAAAGGAACTAAGATTGACATCACACAAACATGGCATTTAGAAGGACCCGTCACAACTGTGAAGTACTCCCCAGATGATGAAACATTACTTCTATCCTCCAATATG GGGCAAATCTATTTGCTGAAACCAACCCAGTCAGATGAGGTTGTGAAGGTCTTGGATGTTCTCAGCGGCGACTTTGTGACAGCAGCTTTTCTGCACTCTGACAGGAACATTTGTGTG TCTTTGAGACACTCCGGTGAACTGCAGCTCTGGTCTTCAGATGGTGTCTGCCTCAGTTTTCTGTCTCTTCAAACTGAG GTGACAGCTCTGGCTTGCTGTCCTATTGCCCTTTATGCAGCAGTTGGAACAGCTTCAGGAAACATCCTCTTTATTGACATGAATAAGGAGCAGCAGCCTCGCCTGGTGCACCAGGTTCATCTCTACCACGCCGCTGTGGATCACTTAGT TTTTGATCAAAAGGGCCACTACCTTCTCAGCAGCTCCTCAGATTCACACGTCTATGTTCTGGATGCAAAGCCGTCACAGATGTTTTCAGTCATAGGATACACAG TTATTCCAGGATCCATCTTGTCACTTTCCACTCAGTGCATCAGTGACAGTGAGGAGGTGAATGTTCTCGCCCTTTGTGCtggacaggaggacaaacaTCTGGATGGCAGTGTGCTTACAGTCCTCTCTCTGCCCACCAGGAGCCTCAGAG GCCCAGATTGTGTAGACCGACATGGTTGTCTGTCAAGTCAAGTCGTCAGAGTGTTAAGTTACAAAGTGCCTCATCCTCTTCAGTCCTGTGTTCTGGGAATCAGTCAGGTCTTCGCTTACTGTCACGAGAGGAAAGCCCTTCAGCGGTTTCAGCTTCCTGGG GTCACAGATGGTTTCTCCAGTCAGCAAGTTATTCAGCTGAAACCAGAGCAGGAAGTGAGGGCTCATCTGCTGGGCCCTGCCTCACTCATTCTGTCTCCCCATCACTTGTGGTTGGCTTCTGTTGGCCGGGATGGTTTACTGCAGATTAGAGAAACAGAATCCATG GAGCAGTACATGGAGCTGCATTGTCACTCTTGCCATCTCGGTGGCGTCCGGAGTGTGTCCTTCTCCACGGACAGTCACTTACTCCTCACCACTGGCTTCACTGATGGCTCTCTTGTGTGCACTAATCTCAG AACTAAAGATGTTGGTGCCCATAAAGTGAAAGAAGCTACTGAGTATATCCAGCCTGAGGCTCATTTCTTGAAGAAAATGTTTGATACTGAAAACCCTATTCTGGATGGCTTGCCAGCATGGGAGCAAAGGTCTTTGACCAGCACAGAAAAACCAAGG GTCTTGGGTGGACCATCTGTGGATGTGGCCGCGCAGGATGAGAGCAATGACACACCGCTGTGTGCTCCTCCGTCACATCCCACCTGGCTGGAAAGCAGGCGAGAGGCG GTTATAAAAGAAGATACTGAGCAATTTTCTGAGACAAAGGAAATGCTAAGGGAGACCATCAGACAGTTACGTGACAGT ATTCAGGAGATGGTGCGTGAAAACGACAACCTCCCAGAAGAACACTTTAATTTAGACGTTGACGAGCAGAAAAGACTTGAGGCcatggcagaggaggaggccaggagg GTGAGAAGTGAAATTGAATGGGACATAGTAGAGAAGTGTTACCTCCATGATGTCCTAAAGAAAGAATACTGGGATTCAGTGAAAGTCAAAGGCAGAGCCATTAgg GCCTTTCACTCTGAACTTGAGGTGCAGAACTATCCTCTGAGAGAGCAAACAGAAAAGGACTTGGAGGACCTCAGCAGGGTTCAGGACATGAGGAGACTTGAAAACACTGCT CTGACCAGCTTAAAGAAAAGTGACGGCGCACAGAAGGAAGAGCAGGGGAAGGAAGGCCATGAGGCGGAGAGGGCTGCTCTCACTGAAAGTTTTTCCACTCGACTAGGATACTCAAACCCTTATGTCTATGATCAGTTCAGCCTGCAATCCACAGAGCAGAGGATCAATCAGATAATCCTGCTGCAG GACACAATTCACCGCATCAAGATGGGTTTCAATGTTGACTTTGATGCGCTGCACAGCCAGAAGGTGCAGGAGCTCAAACGCATCAAGGACAGGAACAGACAGATCAGAGAGATCATGCAGGATCTGAACATGAACCAGGAGCTGTGGGAGCCCAGCTTGACCACCAGCGAGTGGCCAGAGAGTCTGCTCCGTGTTAACGACTCTGAG ATAAAAGCAGAAAGGTACCTCACCCCAGAGCAgagaaaggagcaggagaggaagaagctggaggagcagagtcgTTTAGCTGCTCAA GTGGATGAATGCAGAGATAAGGGTCTGGATGACATGATGGATGGAGTGCTCGAAGTGAAAAAAGAAGACATCTTGAAA GATATCCCTCCGCCTGAGTTTGTTTTGACCAAACCTGAGATTCAGTGGagtgaggaagagaaaaaggTCTACAAAGAgtatgaaaagaaaagacaaacgCTCAGcgaagagagggagaaatacAAAAAG TCACTggaaactgaaataaaaaagcTGCAGGATTCCATCAAGGAAGCAACTGAAAGGTTTGATGAAGCTTTGACAAAGCTGTTGGAGACGAAGGTGAGATGTACAGTAGCTATATACCAG GAAGAGCTCAAGATTACTTATCTCGTTGGTTCAGTCCTtatggaggaggagatgagaaaCCAAGAGCTGGAGTTCAAGCTTAAACTTGAAAAAATGTTGGCATACAAG GAAGAAATTGGAGAAGTAGTGAGGACatgtgaagaagaagcagaattGTTTCACCAGGCCTATGAAATCCTTGTAGGAGAGGACAAA GTTCTTGACAAAGAGTTCAGGAAGGGATTCTTCGATGTACCAACTAGCATGGTTGATCACCTCTATAAGCTGTTCAAGCGTAGACCcag GGTTCAAAAGATGAGGACCCAGACCGACAACAACTCCAGCCTATTCAAGGAGCCTCATCTGTGCAGTTCTTTGGCTCCTGATGGGCTCAGCAAAATGCTTCAGGCCATGGAAGAGCTGGATGCTCCAGAGAAAATGCCAGAAGGCCTGAACCCGACAATCTGGGAGAGATTTTGTGTTGTCCGCAGAACAAAAGTAGAAAGTGAGCAAAAG GTTAAAGCAAAAGCACTGACTCTGGCTGAGATGCAGGCATTCCTGCAGCGCAGAAGAGACGAGGACAACACTGCTCAACAGGAAATTAAAAATCTCTCTGAGGCCCTTGAAAG TCTGCATAAGGAGAGGAACTACCTCTTGATGGACACCATGGTCCAGCTCATACTTAAACAGGGCCAGGTGGAGGTGCCTGCCACAGACCTGACTTCAGAGTGCACTGACTTCATTCTGTATCACaggagtgtggtggacagcctCAGATCAAGCATCAGG ACACTTGCTGAGCAGAAGATAGCCTCCATGGTGAGCTGCAAAGACTTCCGTAAAGGCATCATCCAAACACAGTGGGAGCACAAAGTAATGAGGAAGCAGATAGAAGACCTTGGCGAAAAGATGAGGGACATCAAGATGATACAACTCTCGGAGGAGCAACATGATATGGCT TATCTCACCAAGAGAGATCACAAGAGTCGTATGTCCAAGCAAGTTTCTATCATGGAGAAAAGCATAGCTTTGATGAAAAAG ACTCATCTGAAGAATGTGCAACAGCGCATGAAAAAGATTGAGCAGATCAACAGACAGGCAGCCTTAAAAACCAAGAAGAGTGTAGTTTTAGAACAGCGGGTTCCTGACACACAGGTGACTGTGgcagagctgaaacacaacagtGACGCAACAG ATTCAAAAGTAATTAGGGCAGCTAAACGAGAAGCGCGCTACCAGCAAATCGTTCGGAGGAGCAACTTGGAGGAACTTGCCAGAACACAGGCAGACGAGCTCGCTGTCCTCTGGTCAGAGGTTGAGCGACTAACGAGGAAGAACTTTCCATCCCTTGATCAACTGACACATAACTGA
- the LOC114446993 gene encoding glutathione S-transferase omega-1-like, with protein MSSEKSFAKGSAAPGPVPKGHIRLYSMRFCPFAQRTRLVLNAKGIKHDTVNIHLKDKPDWFLEKNPLGLVPTLETPAGEVIYESPIACEYLDEVYPEKKLLPSSPFGKAQQKMMLEQFSKVVPYFYKIPAGRNNGEDVSGLEAELKEKFSKLNEDLLKKKTKFFGGDSITMIDYMMWPWFERLEIFELKHCLDKTPELKKWTECMMKDPAVKATAHSVDTFKAFYKSYAEGNPNYDYGL; from the exons ATGTCTTCTGAGAAGAGTTTCGCCAAAG GCAGTGCTGCTCCTGGTCCTGTCCCCAAAGGCCATATCAGACTTTACAGCATGCGATTCTGCCCTTTCGCCCAGAGGACCAGATTAGTTCTGAATGCCAAAGGGATCAA GCATGACACAGTCAACATCCACCTGAAAGACAAGCCTGACTGGTTCCTTGAGAAGAACCCTCTCGGCCTTGTTCCCACACTGGAGACCCCTGCTGGTGAAGTGATATATGAGTCCCCCATCGCCTGTGAGTACCTGGATGAGGTCTACCCCGAGAAGAAGCTTctgccttcttctccttttggTAAAGCTCAACAGAAGATGATGCTGGAGCAATTTTCCAAG GTAGTACCATACTTCTACAAGATCCCAGCAGGGAGAAATAATGGCGAGGATGTCTCAGGACTGGAGGCTGAACTGAAAGAGAAGTTTTCCAAATTAAATGAA GACCTATTgaaaaagaagacaaagttCTTCGGTGGAGATTCCATCACAATGATTGACTACATGATGTGGCCGTGGTTTGAGAGGCTGGAGATCTTTGAGCTGAAACA TTGCCTGGATAAGACACCTGAGCTTAAGAAGTGGACAGAGTGCATGATGAAGGACCCAGCTGTCAAAGCCACTGCACACAGTGTGGACACCTTCAAGGCCTTCTACAAGAGTTACGCCGAAGGAAATCCCAACTACGACTACGGCCTTTAG